The following coding sequences are from one Triticum dicoccoides isolate Atlit2015 ecotype Zavitan chromosome 4A, WEW_v2.0, whole genome shotgun sequence window:
- the LOC119289917 gene encoding disease resistance protein RPM1-like, translated as MAEGVVALLIAKLGFALAKEAATFGASLLCNEASAIRGLFGEIREAKEELESMHAYLQGAERFKDTDETTRIFVNKIRGFAFEIEDVVDEFTYKLEDKHGGFTKRMKKRVKHIKAWHRLTLKLQDIKGRLQSADRRKVRYSMREMDREGRNGGHSRSADHSLNLVRGEDLVGIEKNKDKLMHWLVGDLEEPRSKIATIWGMGGVGKTTLVHHVYTAVKMDFNISVWISVSSSYQVEDLLKKIASELGIPNSVANENRSLVEVIHNHLEGSNYLIILDDVWNVDVWFKIRNAFPTESTGRFVITTRIQEVALLATKTYTIKLEPLERDYAWQLFSNEAFWKNDNKTCPEELENLAQMFLNKCGGLPIAIACVGRLLSCRHPTYSQWESLYEELESQLSNNVILDVNIVLKVSLEDLPTDLKNCFLHCTIFPEGRLFGRKRLIRHWIAAGFIKEAGSKSLEEVAEGYLYELVNRSLLQVVQRNSYGRVRRCRMHDIIRVLALAKSEEESFCQFYNGSRPFYTKNTRRLSIQGTSREQLTVLSSATSLRSLHVFDSHLRIDFLEAFLRPFSLLSTLDLQGVQIKRLPKMVFNLFNLRFLGLRDTHIEYLPKEIGRLHNLEVLDACKAMLSALPVEVATLRKLKYLFVITVLAGAYGRFVVFDGIQVPKAIGNLTDLLALQYIEANSEVLCHLGCLTKLRTFGISKVRNGHCADLCGAISKMVHLVHVGIFALDQTEVLQLEALRLPPTVSKVEIYAQLDERTLPQFVSSSSKLINLTDLALCWSKLYEDSFACLMGLHGLVKLVLGKAYDGEELHFRATSLPKLKALGIWGAPNLNRVAIEQGAMKNIVDLILRDCPVLDDLPHGIEHLRTLEYLELHNISEELTRKLQTNEESKEHDEDWMKINHVRRVVVI; from the coding sequence ATGGCAGAGGGCGTTGTAGCGTTGCTGATTGCAAAGCTCGGTTTTGCCTTAGCAAAAGAGGCAGCAACCTTTGGCGCATCGCTGCTATGCAACGAGGCATCTGCCATCAGGGGCCTCTTCGGCGAGATCCGTGAGGCCAAGGAGGAGCTGGAGAGCATGCATGCCTACCTCCAAGGGGCGGAGCGGTTCAAGGACACCGATGAGACTACCCGTATTTTTGTCAACAAGATCAGGGGCTTCGCCTTCGAGATTGAGGATGTGGTCGATGAGTTCACCTACAAGCTGGAAGACAAGCATGGTGGATTCActaagaggatgaagaagagggtcAAGCACATCAAGGCATGGCATCGTTTGACACTCAAGCTTCAGGATATCAAGGGCAGGCTTCAGAGTGCAGACAGGAGAAAGGTCCGCTACAGCATGAGAGAGATGGATAGAGAGGGGAGGAACGGTGGCCACTCTAGATCTGCTGACCATTCTCTGAATCTTGTGAGGGGAGAGGATCTTGTGGGCATTGAGAAGAACAAGGACAAGCTGATGCACTGGCTCGTGGGTGATTTGGAGGAGCCACGAAGCAAAATTGCAACTATTTGGGGAATGGGAGGTGTGGGTAAGACCACTTTGGTTCATCATGTGTACACGGCCGTGAAGATGGACTTTAATATTTCTGTGTGGATAAGTGTATCAAGTAGCTACCAAGTTGAAGACTTGCTGAAAAAGATTGCAAGTGAATTGGGTATCCCAAATAGTGTTGCCAACGAAAACAGAAGCTTGGTTGAGGTAATCCATAATCATCTGGAGGGTTCAAATTATCTCATAATCCTGGATGATGTTTGGAATGTGGATGTCTGGTTTAAGATTAGGAATGCATTTCCTACAGAAAGCACTGGTCGATTTGTTATCACCACTAGAATTCAGGAGGTAGCATTGCTGGCAACAAAAACCTATACAATCAAACTCGAACCATTGGAAAGAGATTACGCGTGGCAGCTATTTTCCAATGAAGCCTTTTGGAAAAATGACAACAAAACATGCCCAGAGGAACTAGAAAATTTAGCTCAGATGTTTCTCAATAAATGTGGTGGCTTGCCAATTGCTATTGCTTGTGTAGGCCGCTTGTTGTCATGCCGGCATCCAACTTACAGCCAGTGGGAAAGTCTATACGAGGAGTTAGAGTCGCAACTCAGTAATAATGTGATCCTCGATGTCAACATTGTTCTGAAAGTCAGCTTGGAGGACCTTCCAACTGATTTAAAGAATTGTTTTCTGCACTGCACAATATTTCCAGAGGGTCGTCTATTCGGAAGGAAAAGGTTAATCAGGCATTGGATCGCAGCTGGATTCATTAAAGAAGCAGGGAGCAAATCATTGGAGGAAGTGGCAGAGGGCTACCTTTACGAACTTGTAAACAGAAGCCTACTGCAGGTGGTCCAGCGGAATTCATATGGTCGAGTTCGCAGGTGCCGAATGCATGACATCATCCGTGTTCTTGCTCTTGCTAAATCAGAAGAGGAATCCTTTTGTCAATTTTACAATGGCTCAAGGCCTTTTTATACCAAGAATACGCGTCGCCTGTCAATTCAGGGTACAAGCAGGGAACAATTGACCGTATTGTCAAGTGCAACAAGTCTTCGCTCTCTGCATGTTTTTGACAGCCACCTGAGAATAGATTTTCTAGAGGCTTTCCTCAGACCTTTCAGCTTGCTGTCAACATTGGATTTGCAAGGAGTTCAAATCAAGAGACTACCCAAGATGGTCTTCAACTTGTTTAATCTGCGCTTTCTAGGTCTTCGAGATACTCATATTGAATATCTCCCAAAAGAAATAGGGAGGTTACATAACCTGGAAGTCCTGGATGCTTGCAAGGCGATGCTATCGGCACTTCCAGTGGAAGTGGCCACACTTCGGAAACTGAAATACTTGTTTGTGATTACTGTTCTGGCTGGAGCTTACGGGAGATTTGTTGTTTTTGATGGGATCCAGGTGCCGAAGGCTATCGGCAATTTGACCGACTTGTTGGCCCTGCAATATATCGAAGCTAACAGTGAGGTGCTGTGTCATCTAGGATGCTTAACCAAGTTAAGAACTTTTGGTATCAGTAAAGTCAGGAATGGTCATTGTGCAGATTTGTGTGGGGCGATCTCGAAAATGGTTCATCTTGTTCATGTAGGAATCTTTGCACTTGATCAAACGGAAGTCCTCCAGCTGGAGGCACTTCGCTTACCTCCAACTGTTTCAAAAGTAGAGATATATGCGCAGCTAGACGAAAGAACTCTACCTCAGTTTGTCTCATCCAGTTCAAAACTTATTAACCTCACGGATTTAGCGTTGTGTTGGTCCAAATTATATGAAGATTCTTTTGCATGCCTCATGGGTTTGCATGGCTTAGTTAAACTTGTCCTTGGTAAGGCTTATGATGGAGAGGAGCTACACTTCCGTGCAACATCGCTTCCAAAACTCAAAGCACTAGGGATATGGGGTGCTCCGAATCTCAACAGAGTTGCAATTGAACAAGGTGCGATGAAAAACATTGTTGACCTAATTCTCAGAGACTGTCCAGTATTGGACGATCTTCCTCATGGCATCGAGCATCTCAGAACCCTCGAGTACCTGGAGTTGCACAATATTTCTGAAGAGCTGACACGGAAGCTTCAAACAAATGAGGAATCAAAGGAACACGATGAAGATTGGATGAAAATTAACCATGTGAGACGGGTTGTGGTTATTTAG